The window taaaaaagaaaacagAGCCCAACACTACAAGTAGACAAAAACAGAGTATCTAGTCATCTACAGGAAACCCAACTTCCATAACTGTCACATGAATCGATATACCTTtaagaaaataaatataaaagtatGTTTGTTGGGATTAATGATTAATGGTATTGAAATTTCTTAAAGATGTTACCTTTAGCCATGAAGGAACGTTGCTGCAATACCCCGTTGCTAAAATAACTGAATCTATTTCTAGATTTTCGCCATTGACGAGCTCCACACCAGTACTTGAAAATTTCTTGATTCCTGGAACTATTTGAATCTTTCCAGATTTGATCTTTTGTAATGCACCAATATCCAGAACAGGGGTTTTCccatgagtgttcttgagctcaATTGGACCCATTACTGGTCTCTTTATACCATATTTCTCTAAATTCCCGAGACTACACCTAGCAAGAATCAACAGAATCTTATCCACCACCTTTACTGGCAACCATTTCATCAACGAAGATGCCAATTCGAATGTCGATTTTCCAGAAGTTTCCCTCGGTAAGACATGAACCTGTGGATTCAAACCAAAAGAATTAAGAAACCTTTCCAGTTTTGATTTTTAAGATAACGTATTGTAAATTTAAAGAATTATGTTGTTTTTTAGTATTAAGCTTACCGAGCTTCGGACAACCATGGACGGAAAAGCATTGTGGTGGCAGAGATCAAGAGAAACTTCCATGCCGGAGTTCCCACAGCCGACCACCAAAACTCTTTCACCTTCAAAAGCCTCGCCGGACTTGTAGTCACAAGCATGCATAACACGGCCGGCAAACTCATCCAACCCTTCAAACTCCGGCACCACCTTCTCTGCATTCTCTCCGGTTGCCACCACCAGCCACCTACATATATACTCAACCTCACAATCATCCACAACAGTCCTCACACGCCACAACCCACAGCTCTCGTCATACTTAGCAGACTCAACAGACTCATTAAAACGTGGGTTTATCTGAAATCTCTTCGCATATGATTCAAGGTAGTCAACAAACTGATATTTGGAAGGGTACTCAGGGAAATTAGGTGGGAAAGGGAAGAAAGGTAATTGACAGAATTTCTTTGGGAGATGAAGTGTCAGACGATCGTAAGTCTTGTTTTGCCAGAGGGAAGCAATGCAGTCAGCACGGTCAACGATGACAAAGGGAACCCCTTGTTGCTGGAGACCTGCACCGACTGCCAACCCCGATGGGCCAGCCCCAACTATCACCGGACCGTTTACCAGTATGCATCTCCGGGAGAACAAATCTCCATGTTCATGAGCTTGATGAACCATGGTTGTAAAGTTTTGATGATCAAGATTGATAGTGTTACAAGAACAATGCATCAAAAGGATCTAAAGTATTGAATGAATACAACAGTATACGTCT of the Lactuca sativa cultivar Salinas chromosome 6, Lsat_Salinas_v11, whole genome shotgun sequence genome contains:
- the LOC111915790 gene encoding probable indole-3-pyruvate monooxygenase YUCCA7 is translated as MHCSCNTINLDHQNFTTMVHQAHEHGDLFSRRCILVNGPVIVGAGPSGLAVGAGLQQQGVPFVIVDRADCIASLWQNKTYDRLTLHLPKKFCQLPFFPFPPNFPEYPSKYQFVDYLESYAKRFQINPRFNESVESAKYDESCGLWRVRTVVDDCEVEYICRWLVVATGENAEKVVPEFEGLDEFAGRVMHACDYKSGEAFEGERVLVVGCGNSGMEVSLDLCHHNAFPSMVVRSSVHVLPRETSGKSTFELASSLMKWLPVKVVDKILLILARCSLGNLEKYGIKRPVMGPIELKNTHGKTPVLDIGALQKIKSGKIQIVPGIKKFSSTGVELVNGENLEIDSVILATGYCSNVPSWLKESDLFTREGMPKMPFPEGWKGKSGLYAVGFTRRGLSGASFDAIRVSQDIAKIWHQETKSQSNHYVTVSCDRRCK